One window from the genome of Ammospiza nelsoni isolate bAmmNel1 chromosome 16, bAmmNel1.pri, whole genome shotgun sequence encodes:
- the LRRTM2 gene encoding leucine-rich repeat transmembrane neuronal protein 2 isoform X1 → MGLHFKWPLGARMLAALYAMSMVLKMLPALGMACPPKCRCEKLLFYCDSQGFHSVPNTTEKGSLGLSLRHNYITELERDQFASFSQLTWLHLDHNQIATVREDSFQGLYKLKELVLSSNKIFHLPNTTFSQLLNLQNLDLSFNQLSSLHPELFYGLRKLQTLHLRSNSLRTIPVRLFWDCRSLEFLDLSTNRLRSLARNGFAGLIKLRELHLEHNQLTKINFAHFLRLSSLHTLFLQWNKISNLTCGMEWTWGTLAKLDLTGNEIKAIDLTVFETMPNLKTLLMDNNKLTTLDSKILSSLTSLTTVGLSGNLWECSSKICALATWLSGFQGRWEHAILCHSPDHTQGEDILDAVYGFQLCWNLSTVVTPVATTPYTAPTTEYTKRISSSHFHVGDKEIPTTAGMVVTTEEQFPEPNNVIFTQRVITGTMALLFSFFFIIFIVFISRKCCPPTLRRIRQCSMIQNHRQLRSQTRLHMANMSDQGPYNEYEPTHEGPFIIINGYGQCKCQQLPYKECEV, encoded by the exons ATGG GCTTACATTTCAAGTGGCCATTAGGGGCTCGTATGCTGGCAGCACTATATGCAATGAGTATGGTTTTAAAAATGCTGCCTGCCTTGGGCATGGCTTGTCCACCAAAATGTCgctgtgagaagctgctctTTTACTGTGACTCTCAGGGGTTTCACTCAGTGCCAAACACCACTGAAAAGGGCTCGCTAGGTTTGTCACTGAGGCACAATTATATTACTGAACTTGAAAGGGATCAATTTGCAAGCTTCAGTCAACTTACTTGGCTTCACTTAGATCATAATCAAATTGCAACAGTCAGAGAAGATTCTTTTCAAGGACTGTATAAACTTAAGGAATTAGTCTTAAGTTCCAACAAAATCTTTCATTTGCCAAACACAACTTTTAGCCAGCTGCTTAACCTGCAGAATTTGGACCTCTCTTTTAATCAGTTATCCTCTCTGCACCCCGAGCTCTTCTACGGCCTTCGCAAGCTACAGACCTTGCACTTGCGATCCAACTCCCTGCGGACCATCCCGGTCCGCCTGTTCTGGGACTGTCGTAGCCTGGAATTCCTGGATTTGAGCACAAATCGCTTGCGAAGTTTGGCTCGCAATGGATTTGCAGGATTAATCAAGCTGAGGGAGCTTCACCTAGAGCACAACCAGCTGACAAAGATTAATTTTGCTCACTTCCTCCGGCTGAGCAGCCTGCACACGCTCTTCTTGCAGTGGAACAAAATTAGCAACTTGACATGTGGGATGGAGTGGACCTGGGGCACCTTAGCAAAGCTCGATTTGACTGGAAACGAAATCAAAGCCATCGACCTCACCGTCTTTGAAACTATGCCTAACCTTAAAACCCTCCTCATGGATAACAACAAGCTCACCACTCTGGATTCCAAAATCCTGAGCTCACTGACATCCCTCACCACCGTGGGCCTCTCCGGCAATCTGTGGGAATGCAGCTCAAAGATCTGCGCCTTGGCCACATGGTTGAGTGGCTTCCAAGGTCGGTGGGAGCACGCCATCCTCTGCCACAGCCCCGACCACACCCAGGGAGAGGATATTCTGGATGCAGTGTATGGCTTTCAGCTTTGCTGGAATTTATCGACTGTGGTTACCCCTGTGGCTACGACACCGTACACAGCTCCAACTACCGAGTACACGAAAAGAATAAGCTCTTCTCATTTCCATGTGGGAGACAAAGAGATTCCAACTACAGCAGGCATGGTCGTTACCACCGAAGAACAGTTCCCTGAGCCAAACAATGTCATCTTCACTCAGAGGGTAATTACAGGAACAATGgctttattgttttctttcttttttatcatttttatagTGTTCATCTCCAGGAAGTGCTGCCCTCCCACACTAAGAAGAATTAGGCAGTGCTCAATGATTCAAAACCACAGGCAGCTCCGATCCCAAACGCGGCTGCATATGGCCAATATGTCAGACCAAGGACCCTATAATGAGTACGAACCCACCCACGAAGGACCCTTCATCATCATCAATGGCTACGGACAGTGCaagtgccagcagctgccctaTAAAGAATGTGAAGTATAA
- the LRRTM2 gene encoding leucine-rich repeat transmembrane neuronal protein 2 isoform X2, whose amino-acid sequence MHPPMYSKEWLFYGLRKLQTLHLRSNSLRTIPVRLFWDCRSLEFLDLSTNRLRSLARNGFAGLIKLRELHLEHNQLTKINFAHFLRLSSLHTLFLQWNKISNLTCGMEWTWGTLAKLDLTGNEIKAIDLTVFETMPNLKTLLMDNNKLTTLDSKILSSLTSLTTVGLSGNLWECSSKICALATWLSGFQGRWEHAILCHSPDHTQGEDILDAVYGFQLCWNLSTVVTPVATTPYTAPTTEYTKRISSSHFHVGDKEIPTTAGMVVTTEEQFPEPNNVIFTQRVITGTMALLFSFFFIIFIVFISRKCCPPTLRRIRQCSMIQNHRQLRSQTRLHMANMSDQGPYNEYEPTHEGPFIIINGYGQCKCQQLPYKECEV is encoded by the exons ATGCACCCTCCAATGTACTCAAAAGAATGG CTCTTCTACGGCCTTCGCAAGCTACAGACCTTGCACTTGCGATCCAACTCCCTGCGGACCATCCCGGTCCGCCTGTTCTGGGACTGTCGTAGCCTGGAATTCCTGGATTTGAGCACAAATCGCTTGCGAAGTTTGGCTCGCAATGGATTTGCAGGATTAATCAAGCTGAGGGAGCTTCACCTAGAGCACAACCAGCTGACAAAGATTAATTTTGCTCACTTCCTCCGGCTGAGCAGCCTGCACACGCTCTTCTTGCAGTGGAACAAAATTAGCAACTTGACATGTGGGATGGAGTGGACCTGGGGCACCTTAGCAAAGCTCGATTTGACTGGAAACGAAATCAAAGCCATCGACCTCACCGTCTTTGAAACTATGCCTAACCTTAAAACCCTCCTCATGGATAACAACAAGCTCACCACTCTGGATTCCAAAATCCTGAGCTCACTGACATCCCTCACCACCGTGGGCCTCTCCGGCAATCTGTGGGAATGCAGCTCAAAGATCTGCGCCTTGGCCACATGGTTGAGTGGCTTCCAAGGTCGGTGGGAGCACGCCATCCTCTGCCACAGCCCCGACCACACCCAGGGAGAGGATATTCTGGATGCAGTGTATGGCTTTCAGCTTTGCTGGAATTTATCGACTGTGGTTACCCCTGTGGCTACGACACCGTACACAGCTCCAACTACCGAGTACACGAAAAGAATAAGCTCTTCTCATTTCCATGTGGGAGACAAAGAGATTCCAACTACAGCAGGCATGGTCGTTACCACCGAAGAACAGTTCCCTGAGCCAAACAATGTCATCTTCACTCAGAGGGTAATTACAGGAACAATGgctttattgttttctttcttttttatcatttttatagTGTTCATCTCCAGGAAGTGCTGCCCTCCCACACTAAGAAGAATTAGGCAGTGCTCAATGATTCAAAACCACAGGCAGCTCCGATCCCAAACGCGGCTGCATATGGCCAATATGTCAGACCAAGGACCCTATAATGAGTACGAACCCACCCACGAAGGACCCTTCATCATCATCAATGGCTACGGACAGTGCaagtgccagcagctgccctaTAAAGAATGTGAAGTATAA